CTGTCAGCAAGATAGGTGTGCCAAGAGGGGCTGTCAAGGGCAGCTTATCTTTGGTGATCTCTTATCATGCGATGTGCGTTTGACTTCTTTGTTTTCTCGCCGTCTCGTGTACCGCTGGAAATGTGGAACCTTTCTCGTGAAGACCTGATGCGGCTGCGATCGTACGGGTAGGGCGAGCGGCCCAGTACCGTCTTTATCAGTTCCTCGCGCGGCACAAGCTGACCTGCCCTGCTCAGCAGAATCTCCAGCAGGCTGAATTCGACAGACGTGAGGTCTATCCTTTCACCGGACCGGAACACCAATCGCGTGCCCATATCTATTTCAACGTCACCGACGCAAAGCATCTTGGATGACGCAACCTGCGCCGGTACTTCACGCTCCTGCCTGGTTCGCCTCAAGATTGCACGCATCCTGGCTACCAGTTCTCGTGGATTGAAGGGTTTTGCCAGGTAGTCATCCGCACCGATCTCCAATCCGACAATCCTGTCCACTTCCTCACCCCGTGCCGTCAACATGACGACCGGCGTGCTGAGCTTGGTGCGAAGCTGACGCAGCACCTCGAAGCCGTTTATACCAGCCAGCATGACGTCGAGTACGATCAGATCGTACGGGCTTTGACAGGCTCTCAGCAGACCCTGTTCCCCGTCCTGGACGCTCTCTGCCTGAAAACCTTCAGGGACCAGGTACTCCACCAGC
The DNA window shown above is from Syntrophorhabdales bacterium and carries:
- a CDS encoding response regulator transcription factor, with the translated sequence MDRVLVIDDDMALCELLVEYLVPEGFQAESVQDGEQGLLRACQSPYDLIVLDVMLAGINGFEVLRQLRTKLSTPVVMLTARGEEVDRIVGLEIGADDYLAKPFNPRELVARMRAILRRTRQEREVPAQVASSKMLCVGDVEIDMGTRLVFRSGERIDLTSVEFSLLEILLSRAGQLVPREELIKTVLGRSPYPYDRSRIRSSRERFHISSGTRDGEKTKKSNAHRMIRDHQR